One segment of Argiope bruennichi chromosome 11, qqArgBrue1.1, whole genome shotgun sequence DNA contains the following:
- the LOC129957349 gene encoding TWiK family of potassium channels protein 7-like, with amino-acid sequence MGDEEDQRPQSQRSCGKLILRLLFSHVGLFLLVCLYAGFGAWLFSTLEFEYENYLRKERYIRSVDVNDSIAYLSALFYYLKDKVSQEEWDARVYQELRDLDRFIVGAVKNFSYDSTMDMDKWDREWSFGNGLLYSVTILTTIGYGHVTPKTQIGKVVTILYSLIGIPLTLIFLANIGDLMASFFRYAYSRLCCRWCRGTRRRCEYPPEAVAQMGGRLPPLSSDVVGEEAYMPTSQIQIPILLNLMFISLFILLGSVMFAFLEEWDMLSSGYFTFITLTTIGFGDYFPGKAFHGYKGSITKTLTLMGTCFYMMLGMALVSMCINLMQEQLTAKVKWVANEIGLIKQPDIPDTDEAKPLTTISATDATSRSNLLE; translated from the exons ATGGGCGACGAAGAGGACCAAAGACCGCAATCACAACGATCCTGTGGTAAACTCATTCTTCGTCTTCTTTTCTCACATGTTGGTTTGTTTCTGCTGGTTTGCCTCTATGCTGGATTTGGTGCTTGGCTTTTTTCTACACTGGAATTCGAATACGAAAACTACCTTCGCAAGGAGAGATATATTCGATCTGTCGATGTCAACGATTCCATTGCTTACCTAAGTGCCTTATTCTACTATTTGAAGGACAAAGTTTCGCAAGAAGAATGGGACGCCCGTGTTTACCAGGAGCTCAGAGATCTGGACCGATTCATTGTTGGAGCGGTTAAAAACTTTTCGTATGATAGTACCATGGATATGGATAAATGGGACAGAGAGTGGTCTTTTGGGAATGGGCTTCTGTATTCTGTCACGATACTTACCACAATAG gttatgGTCACGTAACTCCCAAGACACAAATTGGCAAAGTTGTGACAATTTTATATTCCCTCATTGGTATCCCTCTCACTCTCATTTTCTTGGCAAACATTGGCGATCTTATGGCATCTTTCTTTCGATACGCGTACAGTCGTCTTTGCTGCCGTTGGTGCAGAGGCACACGAAGACGTTGTGAATATCCCCCTGAGGCTGTTGCTCAAATGGGCGGCAGGTTGCCTCCATTGTCATCAGACGTGGTTGGGGAAGAAGCCTACATGCCTACATCACAG ATACAGATACCGATTCTTCTGAATTTGATGTTCATCTCACTTTTCATTCTCCTCGGTTCAGTGATGTTCGCCTTTCTCGAAGAGTGGGATATGCTCAGTTCTGGCTATTTCACCTTCATCACCCTCACAACCATAGGATTCGGAGACTACTTTCCGGGTAAAGCCTTCCATGGATATAAAGGAAGCATCA CTAAAACCTTGACATTGATGGGAACATGTTTTTACATGATGCTTGGAATGGCACTTGTCAGTATGTGCATTAACCTGATGCAAGAACAACTCACTGCCAAAGTGAAGTGGGTGGCCAACGAGATAGGCCTGATCAAACAACCCGACATCCCAGATACCGATGAAGCCAAGCCCCTGACCACAATCAGTGCGACAGACGCGACATCGAGGTCAAATCTTTtagaatga